A window of the Synechococcus sp. JA-3-3Ab genome harbors these coding sequences:
- a CDS encoding ABC transporter ATP-binding protein: protein MSSAASPVLIEVEKVYKRFPLPEGKGEFTVLSQIDLQVRAGEVLALLGRSGSGKSTLLRIMAGLIPPSEGRVLSNGRPLRGPNPDVAMVFQSFALLPWLTVQENVELGLQAQGIPRQIRRQKALKAIDLVGLDGFENAYPKELSGGMKQRVGFARAFVLEPKVLFMDEPFSALDVLTAENLRGEIDELWNTQAFPSQSILIVTHNIEEAVFLADRVVILGSNPGRIRGEVKIDLPRPHERTDPRFKSLVDYIYEIMTNPEIPVTGEVAVPSRVGSRAPSPYALPLPHARVGGISGLLELIVEWPQGRVEIAELAERLQLAVDDLLPILDAAVLLGFAEVTGRVVQLTEIGQDFANTTILRSKDLFRQQLLARVPVFKSILQTLEEKNSRSMRADFFLDLWDEHFPHEEAERQFATAVDWGRYAELFEYDASEERLYLPDPSESSAASEPVGLDSRSG, encoded by the coding sequence ATGAGCTCTGCGGCTTCTCCGGTTCTGATCGAGGTTGAGAAGGTCTACAAGCGCTTTCCTTTGCCGGAGGGCAAGGGCGAGTTTACAGTTTTAAGCCAGATCGATTTGCAAGTGCGGGCGGGGGAAGTTTTGGCTTTGTTGGGCCGCAGCGGCAGCGGCAAAAGCACCCTGCTGCGCATCATGGCGGGCCTGATCCCGCCTAGCGAAGGGCGGGTGTTGAGCAATGGCCGACCCCTGCGGGGCCCCAACCCGGATGTGGCCATGGTGTTTCAGAGTTTTGCTCTCTTGCCCTGGCTGACGGTGCAAGAAAATGTGGAGCTGGGGCTGCAGGCTCAAGGGATCCCGCGCCAGATCCGCCGGCAAAAGGCCCTGAAGGCCATTGACTTGGTGGGCTTGGATGGGTTTGAGAACGCTTACCCCAAGGAGCTTTCGGGGGGGATGAAGCAGCGGGTGGGCTTTGCCCGCGCCTTTGTCTTGGAACCCAAGGTGCTGTTTATGGATGAGCCCTTCAGCGCCCTGGACGTGCTGACGGCGGAGAACCTGCGGGGGGAGATCGACGAGCTGTGGAACACCCAGGCTTTCCCTTCCCAGAGCATTCTCATCGTTACCCACAACATCGAAGAGGCCGTGTTTTTGGCGGATCGGGTGGTGATCCTGGGATCCAACCCGGGGCGGATCCGGGGAGAGGTGAAAATCGACCTGCCGCGGCCCCACGAACGTACGGATCCCCGCTTCAAGTCCTTGGTGGACTACATCTACGAGATCATGACCAATCCGGAGATCCCGGTCACCGGCGAGGTGGCTGTCCCCAGCCGGGTGGGCAGCAGGGCACCCTCTCCCTACGCGCTGCCCCTGCCTCATGCGCGGGTGGGCGGCATCAGCGGTTTGCTGGAGCTGATTGTGGAATGGCCCCAGGGACGGGTGGAGATTGCCGAGCTGGCCGAGCGGCTGCAACTGGCAGTGGACGATCTGCTGCCGATTTTGGATGCGGCGGTGCTGTTGGGCTTTGCCGAGGTAACCGGCAGGGTGGTACAACTGACCGAGATCGGCCAGGACTTTGCCAACACCACCATCTTGCGCAGCAAGGATCTCTTCCGACAGCAGCTTTTGGCACGGGTGCCGGTCTTCAAGAGCATCCTGCAGACTCTGGAAGAAAAAAACAGCCGCTCCATGCGGGCGGACTTCTTCTTGGATCTCTGGGACGAACATTTTCCCCACGAGGAAGCTGAACGGCAGTTTGCTACAGCCGTTGACTGGGGCCGCTACGCGGAGCTCTTTGAGTACGATGCTTCGGAAGAGCGGCTGTATCTCCCGGATCCCAGCGAAAGCTCCGCCGCTTCTGAGCCCGTCGGCCTCGATTCCCGTTCTGGCTAG